The segment AACCGGAGCAGGAGCTTCATCCTCTTCCTCTTCGTCATCTTCGACCGCGGGTGCCGGAACGGCGGCAGCGACCGGTTCGTCTTCGGCGCCCTTGAGCTCGACAGGAGCGTTGTTCACATAGGCAATTGCGCTACTCATGCCAGGCACGTAGATGAACTTGCCATCGAAATAGACCTTTTCGGCATCTTCTTCGGCATCCATGCCCTTGCGCTGATAAATTTTAGCCGTGACGATGTCGCTATAATCGGCACCTTCGGCAGTGAGCGGAGTGAGCGAGGAAAGGTCGCCCGCACGGCCCTGGTAAAGCTGGTACATTGTTTCGGACTCGCCAAACGGGTCTTCGAACTTTTGGCGTACAACCAATCGACCAGACTGCAGGGAACTGACTTCGGAGGCCGGAGCCTTCTTCAGTTCGCCACCAAACTCCGCAGTAATATAACTATCGGGAGAACCGACATCCGTTGCATCGAAGCCATCGATATCATAGGGACCGGCGAAAGCGGTAAGTGCTGCGCAAAGAACTATAAAAGATAGACGTTTCATCTTCTGCTCCAATAAGCTCAAATTTCAAGTGAAATATATAAAAAAAAAGCCAATTATTTCCAAGTTTCCGAAATTTGACATATAATATAGGCTTATTTTGAAAATAAATGATTTACAACACAAGTTATTGCACTTTTTTTACGAACCGATATTGTAAAAAATTCTACATTTTGAGCGGAAATTTTAACTCTAAACCCCAAAAGAAGGTGCTACAATGGCAAAGCTTTCTATTGAAGATCTCGAACTCGCCGGCAAGCGCGTGTTCATCCGTGTTGACTTCAACGTTCCGCAGGACAAGGTGACTGGCGAAATCACCAACACCAAGCGTATCGAAGCCGCTCTCCCGACCATCCAGTACGCTCTCGACAAGGGTGCAGCCGTCGTGCTCGCTTCCCACCTGGGCCGTCCGAATGGCGAAAAGAACATGAAGTACACTCTCGCTCCGGTCGCTAAGAAGCTCGAAGAGCTCATCAAGAAGCCGGTGAAGTTCCTCTCCGACTGCGTCGGTCCGGAAGTCGAAGCTGCCTGCGCCGCTATCAAGCCGGGTGAAATCATCCTCCTCGAAAACCTCCGCTTCCACATCGAAGAAGAAGGCAAGCGCAAGATCAAGAACGCCGATGGCACCGAAACTAAGGAAAAGGCCGACAAGGAAGCCGTCAAGGCCTTCCGCGCAAGCCTCACCAAGCTCGCTGACGTCTACGTGAACGACGCTTTCGGTACTGCTCACCGCGACCACTCCTCCATGACGGGTGTCGAACTTCCGCAGCGTGCCGCTGGTTTCCTCATGAACAAGGAACTCAAGGCATTCGACCAGGTGCTCAACAATCCTCCGCGTCCGTTCCTCGCCATCCTCGGCGGTGCCAAGGTCGCTGACAAGATCCAGCTCATCAACAACCTCCTCGACAAGGCCGACAAGATCATCATCGGCGGTGGCATGGCTTTCACCTTCAAGAAGGTCCTCAACAACATCGAAATCGGTTCTTCTCTGTTTGACGAAGAAGGCGCCAAGCTCGTTCCGGATCTGATGGCCAAGGCTAAGGCTGCCGGCAAGGAAATCATCCTCCCGGTCGACTACATCGCTGCCGACAAGTTCGCTGCCGACGCTGCCACGAAGGCTGTCTCCGACGCCGAAGGCATTCCGGCTGGCTGGATGGGCCTCGATGTGGGCGCTGAATCCACCAAGCTCTTCGTGAACGCAATCAAGTCCGCCAAGACCATCGTTTGGAACGGCCCTGCAGGCGTGTT is part of the uncultured Fibrobacter sp. genome and harbors:
- the pgk gene encoding phosphoglycerate kinase; its protein translation is MAKLSIEDLELAGKRVFIRVDFNVPQDKVTGEITNTKRIEAALPTIQYALDKGAAVVLASHLGRPNGEKNMKYTLAPVAKKLEELIKKPVKFLSDCVGPEVEAACAAIKPGEIILLENLRFHIEEEGKRKIKNADGTETKEKADKEAVKAFRASLTKLADVYVNDAFGTAHRDHSSMTGVELPQRAAGFLMNKELKAFDQVLNNPPRPFLAILGGAKVADKIQLINNLLDKADKIIIGGGMAFTFKKVLNNIEIGSSLFDEEGAKLVPDLMAKAKAAGKEIILPVDYIAADKFAADAATKAVSDAEGIPAGWMGLDVGAESTKLFVNAIKSAKTIVWNGPAGVFEFEAFEKATKAMADAIVEATAAGAITVIGGGDTATAAKKYGADKKVTHTSTGGGASLELLEGKVLPGVAVLTDK